The following are from one region of the Cystobacter ferrugineus genome:
- the gspM gene encoding type II secretion system protein GspM, with product MEQLKTLLNDARVWFERLSTRERRMVMATGGAVAAFVVFVIFISFANTANGYRKRTEQKMEKLREVQVLASSYREAAQERQAMEQQLTGGDVRLMSYVEEKATLAGLTVPNMTPKNDVGIGDGQIVESSVELTFTDVDIQKLHDFLSAVERGPGVVKVKNLRLEPHAANETLTAWTTVATYKLKPQ from the coding sequence ATGGAACAGCTCAAGACACTCCTCAATGACGCCCGCGTCTGGTTCGAGCGGCTGAGCACCCGCGAGCGCCGCATGGTGATGGCCACGGGCGGCGCGGTGGCGGCCTTCGTGGTCTTCGTCATCTTCATCTCCTTCGCCAACACGGCCAACGGCTACCGCAAGCGCACGGAGCAGAAGATGGAGAAGCTGCGCGAGGTGCAGGTGCTCGCGTCCAGCTACCGCGAGGCCGCCCAGGAGCGCCAGGCCATGGAGCAGCAGCTCACCGGCGGCGACGTGCGTCTGATGAGCTACGTGGAGGAGAAGGCCACGCTCGCGGGGCTGACCGTGCCGAACATGACGCCCAAGAACGACGTGGGCATTGGCGATGGGCAGATCGTCGAGAGCTCGGTGGAGCTGACGTTCACCGACGTGGACATCCAGAAGCTGCATGACTTCCTGTCGGCGGTGGAGCGCGGGCCGGGCGTGGTGAAGGTGAAGAACCTGCGCCTGGAGCCCCATGCCGCCAATGAAACCCTGACGGCGTGGACGACCGTCGCCACCTACAAGCTGAAGCCGCAATAA
- a CDS encoding PulJ/GspJ family protein produces the protein MRRASRRGFTLLEIMIAVAITALMGAMVSMAFQTGFHAKEVVETEADHYRMLRAAMNRMAREIGSAYVSDRYDSSRFRDQNDRPTNFIGESDSLTFTTFAHQRLYTDAKESDQAVVEYSLQTSTERGANGRMDLMRRENPNIGDRMDRGGTTDVLFEGAKKVEFEYWDSERKEWEDEWDTRRTEKKSILPTRVRITLVALDETGKEVRYTTQTRVMLNTELPRF, from the coding sequence ATGAGAAGGGCTTCCCGGCGGGGCTTCACGCTGCTGGAGATCATGATCGCCGTGGCCATCACCGCGCTGATGGGGGCCATGGTGAGCATGGCCTTCCAGACGGGCTTCCACGCCAAGGAAGTGGTGGAGACGGAAGCGGACCACTACCGCATGCTGCGCGCGGCGATGAACCGCATGGCGCGGGAGATCGGCTCGGCGTACGTGAGTGACCGCTACGACAGCTCGCGCTTCCGCGACCAGAACGACCGGCCCACCAACTTCATCGGTGAGTCGGACTCGCTGACCTTCACCACCTTCGCGCACCAGCGGCTGTACACGGACGCCAAGGAGTCGGACCAGGCCGTGGTGGAGTACTCGCTGCAGACGTCCACGGAGCGCGGCGCCAATGGCCGCATGGACTTGATGCGTCGGGAGAACCCGAACATCGGGGACCGGATGGACCGCGGCGGCACCACGGACGTGCTCTTCGAGGGGGCCAAGAAGGTGGAGTTCGAATATTGGGACTCGGAGCGCAAGGAGTGGGAGGACGAGTGGGACACCCGGCGCACGGAGAAGAAGTCCATCCTCCCCACACGCGTGCGCATCACCCTGGTGGCGCTCGACGAGACCGGCAAGGAAGTGCGCTACACCACCCAGACCCGTGTGATGCTCAACACGGAACTGCCCAGGTTCTGA
- a CDS encoding RNA polymerase sigma factor — MDVAVLPLPSFAELYRQYRTRALAIARRIVGDADDAEDVVQDVFIRLAQRPSGFDGRASSSTWLHRVMVNSSINWLRARRRRERLRHEPEEGASPEASAVGTEMQRHFEQALRHVSEQQRQVLWLREMRGYSYPEIATLLRIPEGTVKSALHRGRQRAQAELEERGQKP, encoded by the coding sequence ATGGATGTAGCGGTCCTCCCTTTGCCGTCATTTGCAGAGCTGTACCGACAGTACCGTACACGGGCCCTGGCCATCGCGCGCCGCATTGTGGGGGATGCGGATGACGCGGAAGACGTGGTCCAGGATGTGTTCATACGCCTGGCCCAGCGTCCCAGCGGCTTCGATGGCCGCGCGTCGTCGAGCACGTGGTTGCACCGGGTGATGGTGAACAGCAGCATCAACTGGCTGCGAGCCCGAAGGCGCCGCGAGCGGCTGCGTCACGAACCCGAGGAAGGTGCCTCGCCCGAAGCGAGCGCGGTGGGCACCGAGATGCAGCGCCACTTCGAGCAGGCCCTGCGTCACGTGAGCGAGCAGCAGCGTCAGGTGCTGTGGCTGCGGGAGATGCGCGGCTACAGCTATCCGGAGATCGCCACCCTGCTGCGCATCCCCGAGGGCACGGTGAAGAGCGCCCTGCACCGGGGCCGGCAGCGGGCCCAGGCCGAGCTGGAAGAGCGCGGCCAGAAGCCCTGA
- the pilM gene encoding pilus assembly protein PilM — protein sequence MARILGLDLGSHAVKGLLLDTSTRGAAVKAFVEVRRAAEGDRQETLRQALRALLEHQELGNPDQVVVALPGPTLATHQLSLPFTDPKRIEATIPFEVESQIPFDLGEAIYDYQIASQVKDKGSELLVGVVRREELATLMGLLNEVGVDPRVVTHPGITYQNLLLQQGVDEETVAIVDIGHERTTLAIGRPGMGVEFARTFSGGGLNLSRALATEFQTPLPEAQHWKETHGALASAAQAQGPDGERAAAAFVRGLQPVLRELRPSFKAFTARTRRQVTAVLVCGGTARMPGIAEQLTRDLGIPTKVVTLPQEAAAAVPAGQQSLAAQAYSLALRGQASGAKAPRFNLRRGEFAFKGDYDYLKDKMGLLASFGVTLLLLLIASGVVRNSVLARREAQVDKVLCDVTQRILGSCEKNYDIALNRLKGVESPAAALPKLSAVNLLAELTQRVPADVPVTFDRIDIDLERISVRGVTDSSKQIDTIAAALKGHRCFKEVKEGKVEKTREGNKVSFRLDIQVQCAEQLQASEG from the coding sequence ATGGCCCGGATTCTGGGTCTGGACCTGGGCAGCCATGCGGTGAAGGGGCTGCTGTTGGATACGAGCACACGGGGCGCGGCCGTGAAGGCCTTCGTCGAGGTGCGCCGCGCCGCGGAGGGTGACCGTCAGGAGACGCTGCGCCAGGCGCTGCGCGCGCTGCTCGAGCACCAGGAGCTGGGCAACCCCGACCAGGTGGTGGTGGCGCTGCCCGGCCCCACCCTGGCCACCCACCAGCTCTCCCTGCCCTTCACCGATCCCAAGCGGATCGAAGCCACCATCCCCTTCGAGGTGGAGAGCCAGATTCCGTTCGATCTGGGCGAGGCCATCTACGACTACCAGATCGCCTCGCAGGTGAAGGACAAGGGGAGCGAGCTGCTGGTGGGCGTGGTGCGCCGCGAGGAGCTGGCCACGCTCATGGGGCTGCTCAACGAGGTGGGGGTGGATCCGCGGGTGGTGACGCACCCGGGCATCACCTACCAGAACCTGCTCTTGCAGCAGGGCGTGGACGAGGAGACGGTGGCCATCGTCGACATCGGCCACGAGCGCACGACGCTGGCCATCGGCCGGCCCGGGATGGGCGTGGAGTTCGCGCGCACCTTCTCCGGAGGCGGGTTGAACCTCAGCCGCGCGCTGGCCACCGAGTTCCAGACGCCGCTGCCGGAAGCCCAGCACTGGAAGGAGACGCACGGGGCGCTGGCGAGCGCGGCCCAGGCGCAGGGGCCGGACGGGGAGCGGGCCGCGGCGGCGTTCGTGCGCGGCCTGCAACCGGTGCTGCGCGAGCTGCGTCCGTCCTTCAAGGCCTTCACCGCGCGCACGCGCCGGCAGGTGACGGCGGTGCTGGTGTGCGGAGGCACCGCGCGCATGCCGGGGATCGCCGAGCAGTTGACGCGGGATCTGGGCATCCCCACGAAGGTGGTGACGCTGCCGCAGGAGGCGGCGGCCGCCGTGCCCGCCGGGCAGCAGTCGCTGGCGGCGCAGGCCTACTCGCTCGCGCTGCGGGGCCAGGCCTCGGGCGCCAAGGCGCCGCGATTCAACCTGCGCCGGGGTGAGTTCGCCTTCAAGGGCGACTACGACTACCTGAAGGACAAGATGGGCCTCTTGGCCTCGTTCGGCGTCACCCTGCTGCTGCTGCTCATCGCCAGCGGCGTGGTGCGCAACTCGGTGCTGGCGCGGCGCGAGGCGCAGGTGGACAAGGTGCTGTGTGACGTCACCCAGCGCATCCTCGGCTCGTGCGAGAAGAACTACGACATCGCGCTCAACCGGCTCAAGGGCGTGGAGAGCCCCGCCGCGGCGCTGCCGAAGCTGTCGGCCGTGAACCTGCTGGCGGAGCTGACGCAGCGGGTGCCGGCGGACGTGCCGGTGACGTTCGACCGCATCGACATCGACCTGGAGCGCATCAGCGTGCGCGGCGTGACGGACAGCTCCAAGCAGATCGACACCATCGCCGCCGCGCTCAAGGGCCACCGCTGCTTCAAGGAAGTGAAGGAGGGCAAGGTGGAGAAGACCCGCGAGGGCAACAAGGTCTCCTTCCGCCTGGACATCCAGGTGCAGTGCGCCGAGCAGCTCCAGGCGAGCGAGGGCTAG
- the gspN gene encoding type II secretion system protein GspN, with protein MATETKIARWKLVLGYGAFALVAFVLCLLLTFPYDTLRARAVGAAADAGYALRIGSLRPGLFGLTATQVRLSKVPNGMTPELLSMLESNSAMMPGPEELGEPLTIDSVAVRPALFPPGVAFRASLLGGSASGSVGGLSDVKVAMKLSDLDPSGGNLKGFSGLDLVGKLNGSLELTLPKTRGQPDLSQANGQLSLDSRGLIIQGGNVTVPMYGTPTPMDLPRIALGDLDARIRIEKGLGTVEALQTKSEDLEIQGSGTLKLGQRLDVSQPDMDFKLSAEPEFVKRLGLIGAGLTILPADKTNPKFRVAHLSGFLNRPTFGPPRPQMH; from the coding sequence ATGGCAACCGAGACCAAGATCGCACGGTGGAAGCTGGTGCTGGGCTACGGGGCGTTCGCGCTCGTGGCCTTCGTGCTGTGCCTGCTGCTCACCTTCCCCTATGACACCTTGCGCGCGCGCGCCGTGGGCGCCGCGGCGGACGCGGGGTATGCGCTGCGCATCGGCTCGCTGCGGCCCGGACTCTTCGGGCTGACGGCCACCCAGGTGCGCCTGAGCAAGGTGCCCAACGGCATGACGCCCGAGCTGCTCAGCATGTTGGAGAGCAACTCGGCCATGATGCCCGGCCCCGAGGAGCTCGGCGAGCCGCTGACCATCGACTCGGTGGCGGTGCGGCCGGCGCTGTTTCCTCCCGGAGTGGCCTTCCGCGCCAGCCTGCTGGGCGGCAGCGCCAGCGGCAGCGTGGGGGGTCTGAGCGATGTGAAGGTGGCGATGAAGCTGTCGGACCTGGATCCCTCGGGTGGCAACCTCAAGGGCTTCAGCGGATTGGATCTGGTGGGCAAGCTCAATGGCTCGCTCGAGCTCACCCTGCCGAAGACCCGGGGACAGCCGGACCTGAGCCAGGCCAACGGCCAGTTGTCGCTGGACTCGCGCGGGCTCATCATCCAGGGCGGCAACGTCACCGTGCCCATGTACGGCACGCCCACGCCCATGGATCTGCCGCGCATCGCCCTGGGCGACCTCGACGCGCGCATCCGCATCGAGAAGGGCCTGGGCACCGTGGAGGCCCTGCAGACCAAGAGCGAGGACCTGGAGATCCAGGGCTCGGGGACGCTGAAGCTCGGCCAGCGGCTGGACGTGAGCCAGCCCGACATGGACTTCAAGCTCAGCGCCGAGCCCGAGTTCGTCAAGCGGCTGGGGCTCATTGGCGCGGGCCTGACCATCCTGCCCGCGGACAAGACCAACCCGAAGTTCCGCGTGGCGCACCTGTCGGGTTTCCTCAACCGGCCCACCTTCGGACCCCCCCGTCCGCAGATGCACTAG
- a CDS encoding sigma 54-interacting transcriptional regulator encodes MPELVFFRRGEEVLRVGLGRERMVLGRGDKSDVVIPDPEVSRQQVALTFDGTRCTLEDLSGKGTEVGGTSMSQGELADGSDITLGQWRAVFRLHGSGQSEGPTEVGSRTELQAKDSVSRWQPAQVRIKQGVNETVHKLQGDSFTVGKDPSCDLVVQDSFISGRHLKVVRRDGHFQVVDTNSTNGTWLGSVRVFEVQVGLPTTLRLGQTELTLEPVSPARRDSSSFHGLIGNDASVRQLVELIQRVAPSSAAVAILGESGTGKELVARALHECSQRADKAFIPVNCAAISKELIESELFGHEKGSFTGATNARKGAFEEADGGTLFLDEIGELPLDLQAKLLRALESGEIKRVGASRPVNVDVRVVAATNRDLLTAARESRFREDLYYRLCVVPLHLPPLRSRRGDILALAEHFLRMYSPRGQTVRLSPAAIDRLQQHAWPGNIRELRNVVHRGLLLRKGANIEPGDITFDQEVNRETGIAVPELPPGMTLEQMLLKLERQIVEAALRRYNNNRERVARELGVARSTLFKRLKEWGLTRQEQEEEPES; translated from the coding sequence ATGCCGGAGTTGGTGTTCTTTCGTCGGGGCGAGGAGGTTTTGAGGGTTGGATTGGGACGCGAGCGCATGGTGCTCGGCCGTGGCGACAAGAGTGATGTCGTCATTCCCGATCCCGAGGTGAGCCGTCAGCAGGTGGCGCTCACCTTCGATGGGACGCGGTGCACCCTGGAGGATCTCTCGGGCAAGGGGACCGAGGTGGGAGGAACCTCCATGAGTCAGGGTGAGCTCGCGGATGGCTCGGACATCACGCTCGGCCAGTGGCGCGCCGTGTTCCGGCTCCACGGCAGTGGCCAGTCCGAGGGGCCCACCGAGGTGGGTTCACGTACGGAGCTTCAAGCCAAGGACTCCGTGTCGCGCTGGCAGCCCGCCCAGGTGCGCATCAAGCAGGGCGTCAACGAGACCGTCCACAAGCTCCAGGGCGACAGCTTCACCGTGGGCAAGGATCCCTCGTGTGATCTGGTCGTGCAGGATTCCTTCATCTCCGGCCGCCACCTCAAGGTGGTGCGCCGGGACGGGCACTTCCAGGTGGTGGATACGAACTCCACCAATGGCACCTGGCTGGGCTCGGTGCGCGTCTTCGAGGTGCAGGTGGGCCTGCCCACCACGTTGCGCCTCGGGCAGACGGAGCTCACCCTCGAGCCCGTCTCCCCGGCGCGCCGTGACTCGTCGTCCTTCCACGGCCTCATCGGCAACGACGCTTCCGTGCGACAACTCGTGGAGCTCATCCAGCGCGTGGCGCCCTCGTCCGCCGCGGTGGCCATCCTCGGCGAGTCTGGCACCGGCAAGGAGCTGGTGGCCCGGGCCCTCCACGAGTGCTCCCAGCGCGCCGACAAGGCCTTCATCCCCGTCAACTGCGCGGCCATCTCCAAGGAGCTCATCGAGAGCGAGCTGTTCGGCCACGAGAAGGGCTCGTTCACTGGCGCCACCAACGCGCGCAAGGGCGCCTTCGAGGAGGCCGATGGAGGAACCCTCTTCCTGGACGAGATTGGCGAGCTGCCCCTGGACCTGCAGGCCAAGCTGCTGCGCGCGCTGGAGAGCGGGGAGATCAAGCGCGTGGGCGCCAGCCGTCCCGTCAACGTGGACGTGCGCGTGGTGGCCGCCACCAACCGGGATCTGCTGACGGCCGCGCGCGAGAGCCGCTTCCGCGAGGATCTCTACTACCGTCTGTGCGTGGTGCCCCTGCACCTGCCGCCGCTGCGCAGCCGACGGGGCGACATCCTCGCCCTGGCCGAGCACTTCCTGCGCATGTACTCGCCCCGGGGGCAGACGGTACGCCTGTCACCGGCCGCCATTGATCGGCTCCAGCAGCACGCCTGGCCGGGCAACATCCGCGAGCTGCGCAACGTGGTGCACCGGGGCCTGTTGCTGCGCAAGGGCGCCAACATCGAGCCGGGCGACATCACCTTCGACCAGGAGGTGAACCGCGAGACGGGAATCGCCGTGCCCGAGCTGCCTCCCGGCATGACGCTCGAGCAGATGCTGCTCAAGCTGGAGCGGCAGATCGTCGAGGCCGCCCTGCGCCGCTACAACAACAACCGCGAGCGCGTGGCGCGCGAGCTGGGCGTCGCCCGCTCCACCCTCTTCAAGCGCCTCAAGGAGTGGGGCCTCACCCGGCAGGAACAGGAAGAAGAGCCGGAATCGTAG
- a CDS encoding prepilin-type N-terminal cleavage/methylation domain-containing protein, translating to MRRTHGFTLLETVVALAILALALMAIFDINSGAVANHAYAKKLTVATLLARSKMTDLEQKLYDEGFSNDDQEESGDFSEEGWESFKWRAKIIAPQTDGVSPDQLIGAIFNLPIGEGGDLSGLASMFGGGGDTGKDGSSSSQTTANPLAGAAMGMAQPMFTQMVQQITQTVRELHLTVYWREGTQVESLDLVTHMVSLGPGSDRNGGFQPNNGTQPPGTADQWVDPATGFIVQNATPGPNGQMVNPANGQALMRRTDFLSRSGGRGGGQPGTGGIVPGGQLQGRTR from the coding sequence ATGAGACGCACGCACGGCTTCACCCTGTTGGAGACGGTGGTGGCGCTCGCCATCCTGGCGCTGGCGCTCATGGCCATCTTCGACATCAACTCCGGCGCGGTGGCCAACCACGCCTACGCCAAGAAGCTCACCGTGGCCACGCTCCTGGCCCGCTCGAAGATGACGGACCTGGAGCAGAAGCTCTACGACGAGGGCTTCTCCAACGACGACCAGGAGGAGTCGGGCGACTTCTCGGAGGAAGGCTGGGAGAGCTTCAAGTGGCGGGCGAAGATCATCGCCCCGCAGACCGACGGGGTGTCGCCCGACCAGCTCATCGGCGCCATCTTCAACCTGCCCATCGGCGAGGGAGGGGACCTGAGCGGCCTGGCCTCCATGTTCGGCGGCGGAGGGGACACGGGCAAGGACGGCTCGAGTAGCTCCCAGACGACGGCCAACCCCCTGGCGGGCGCGGCCATGGGCATGGCCCAGCCCATGTTCACGCAGATGGTGCAGCAGATCACCCAGACGGTGCGCGAGCTGCACCTCACGGTGTACTGGCGCGAGGGCACGCAGGTGGAGAGCCTGGACCTCGTCACGCACATGGTGTCCCTGGGGCCGGGCTCGGACCGCAATGGCGGCTTCCAGCCCAACAACGGCACGCAGCCTCCCGGGACGGCCGACCAGTGGGTGGACCCGGCCACGGGCTTCATCGTGCAGAACGCGACCCCCGGCCCCAACGGGCAGATGGTCAACCCGGCGAACGGCCAGGCGCTGATGCGGCGCACCGACTTCCTCTCGCGCTCGGGTGGCCGGGGCGGGGGGCAGCCAGGCACGGGAGGAATCGTGCCGGGCGGCCAGTTGCAGGGGAGGACGCGATGA
- a CDS encoding general secretion pathway protein GspK, whose translation MTSPENSNAPRAGARRNARALRRERGVALIIAVVSITLLTVVATEFAYNTRVDLQLATNQRDEVQALYMARSGVALSRLLLRFQKQVDQTPIPNLGSILGNLTGGGTAPGGQQPASSLNIQLWKLARVDCHMLKGLVAGGGEGAEEEEEAPAPTLHEDEEGETAPELAVTGARRSFGSFSGCFLSTIQDEEEKLNLLRLNAGQGDALPTALRLADMLEDKRFEFLFSREDANRVRVTPQEVITAIRDWMDDNKTKSELDRVSAAGPFVEGFSDEGSPYSRYEPRYEPKNSRFDSLDELYRVHGVNDRFMAAFRDRLTVYPDMNAKPNVNTDDPLMMHMAILSAADPARPDPRLRDPVFVQELISRIRAARAFSFFGMGVADFVTAIEAAGIAVNPAIKANVAGNRFLSDKTTTFSIKSVGEAGSVQKTLTAVIRLDDGLGKLVYWREE comes from the coding sequence ATGACGAGCCCAGAGAACAGCAACGCTCCGCGGGCGGGTGCCCGCCGCAATGCCCGGGCCCTGCGACGGGAGCGGGGCGTGGCGCTCATCATCGCGGTGGTGTCCATCACCCTGCTCACCGTGGTGGCCACGGAGTTCGCCTACAACACGCGCGTGGACCTGCAGCTCGCCACCAACCAGCGCGACGAGGTGCAGGCGCTGTACATGGCCCGCTCGGGCGTGGCGCTGTCGCGTCTGTTGTTGCGCTTCCAGAAGCAGGTGGACCAGACGCCCATCCCCAACCTCGGCAGCATCCTTGGCAACCTGACTGGCGGAGGCACGGCGCCCGGAGGGCAGCAGCCCGCGTCCTCGCTCAACATCCAGCTCTGGAAGCTGGCGCGCGTGGACTGCCACATGCTCAAGGGCCTGGTGGCCGGTGGCGGCGAGGGTGCCGAGGAAGAAGAGGAGGCTCCGGCCCCCACGCTCCACGAGGACGAGGAGGGAGAGACCGCCCCCGAGCTGGCCGTCACGGGCGCGCGGCGCTCCTTCGGCAGCTTCAGTGGCTGCTTCCTGTCCACCATCCAGGACGAGGAGGAGAAGCTCAACCTCTTGCGCCTCAACGCGGGCCAGGGTGATGCCCTGCCCACGGCGCTGCGTCTGGCGGACATGCTCGAGGACAAGCGCTTCGAGTTCCTGTTCTCGCGCGAGGACGCCAATCGCGTGCGCGTCACTCCGCAGGAAGTGATCACCGCCATCCGCGACTGGATGGACGACAACAAGACGAAGTCCGAGCTGGACAGAGTGTCGGCCGCGGGCCCCTTCGTCGAGGGCTTCTCCGACGAGGGCTCGCCCTACAGCCGCTACGAGCCGCGCTACGAGCCGAAGAACTCGCGCTTCGACAGCCTGGACGAGCTGTACCGGGTGCATGGCGTGAACGACCGCTTCATGGCCGCGTTCCGGGACCGGCTCACGGTGTACCCGGACATGAACGCCAAGCCCAACGTCAACACGGATGATCCGCTGATGATGCACATGGCCATCCTGTCGGCGGCGGACCCGGCGCGGCCGGATCCCCGCTTGAGGGATCCGGTCTTCGTGCAGGAGCTCATCTCGCGCATCCGCGCGGCGCGGGCCTTCAGCTTCTTCGGCATGGGCGTGGCGGACTTCGTGACCGCCATCGAGGCCGCGGGCATCGCCGTCAATCCGGCCATCAAGGCGAACGTGGCGGGCAACCGCTTCCTGAGTGACAAGACGACGACGTTCAGCATCAAGTCCGTGGGTGAGGCGGGCTCGGTCCAGAAGACCCTGACCGCCGTCATCCGGCTCGACGACGGGCTGGGCAAGCTCGTCTACTGGAGAGAGGAATAG
- a CDS encoding S46 family peptidase, with the protein MKKALLFLSLLSAPALAGEGKWTPQQVLQLDAAALKKQGLRLPPQKLWDPKRGTGLLAGTVNVGGCSGAFISEAGLVITNHHCAFSIIQEHSTPQRDLLTQGFLARTREEELPGKGARIQVPRAFTDVTKQMLEAVPAGADDLARQKALERKEKELVAECEKRPATRCKVARFEGGLQFTLLDSVELADVRLVYAPPRSVGEYGGEEDNWMWPRHTGDFSILRAYVAPDGSAAQFSARNVPYKAEFFFPLAPEGVKPDDFVMVLGYPGITFRAMLADEMADRQSRYYPRVIDVYGELIRILEEQGEKDPAGKIAVASNLKSLHNRYKNAGGQLAGLKRGHLVEKQREAEAAVVEWTRTRKEWAAALQARTELLALRDEDAKTFERNFLLDALRGVTKGPGLAAMLVRMAQERVKPDLEREPEFMERELPRQKDRLEREQKNFFPPADKRVVLALVRRAQALGAGERIAAIDKAFGRTFSEKDVSAKIDALYAGSKVMELAERQKMAGESEAQLRARKDPLLELGFDLAAELVVLDDLRDRREGAGVRLMPQWRRAVLAHAGKPVAPDANGTLRVTFAKVKGYAPRDGVFHVPQTTLAGVLEKNTGEEPFNAPSKVVAAAEARKFGPWLDPRLKDVPVNFLADADTTGGNSGSPTVNGKGQLVGVNFDRVWENVSNDFGYNPDVARNVNVDVRYVLWLLDQVEDADALLRELGVRKGAKAQERR; encoded by the coding sequence ATGAAGAAGGCGCTCCTGTTCCTATCGCTCCTGTCCGCTCCGGCCCTGGCTGGAGAGGGCAAGTGGACTCCCCAGCAGGTTCTTCAACTCGACGCGGCCGCGCTCAAGAAGCAAGGCCTCCGGCTCCCTCCCCAGAAGCTGTGGGATCCCAAGCGGGGCACCGGCCTGCTGGCGGGTACGGTGAACGTGGGCGGGTGCTCGGGGGCCTTCATCTCCGAGGCGGGTCTGGTCATCACCAACCACCACTGCGCCTTCTCCATCATCCAGGAGCACAGCACGCCCCAGCGGGATCTGCTCACCCAGGGCTTCCTGGCCCGGACGCGCGAGGAGGAGCTGCCGGGCAAGGGCGCGCGCATCCAGGTGCCCCGGGCCTTCACGGACGTGACGAAGCAGATGCTCGAGGCGGTGCCCGCCGGGGCGGATGATCTCGCGCGGCAGAAGGCGCTGGAGCGCAAGGAGAAGGAGCTGGTCGCCGAGTGCGAGAAGCGCCCCGCCACGCGCTGCAAGGTGGCCCGCTTCGAGGGCGGCTTGCAGTTCACCCTGCTCGACTCGGTGGAGCTGGCGGACGTGCGCCTGGTGTACGCGCCCCCGCGCTCGGTGGGTGAGTACGGCGGCGAGGAGGACAACTGGATGTGGCCGCGCCACACCGGGGACTTCTCCATCCTGCGCGCCTATGTGGCCCCGGATGGCTCGGCGGCGCAGTTCAGCGCCCGGAACGTGCCCTACAAGGCGGAGTTCTTCTTCCCGCTGGCCCCCGAGGGCGTCAAGCCCGACGACTTCGTGATGGTGCTGGGCTACCCGGGCATCACCTTCCGCGCCATGCTCGCCGACGAGATGGCCGATCGCCAGTCGCGCTACTACCCGCGCGTCATCGACGTGTACGGCGAACTCATCCGCATCCTCGAGGAGCAGGGAGAGAAGGATCCCGCGGGGAAGATCGCCGTGGCCTCCAACCTCAAGAGCCTCCACAACCGCTACAAGAACGCGGGGGGACAGCTCGCGGGGCTCAAGCGGGGCCACCTCGTGGAGAAGCAGCGCGAGGCCGAGGCGGCGGTGGTGGAGTGGACGCGCACGCGCAAGGAGTGGGCCGCGGCGCTCCAGGCGCGCACGGAGCTGCTGGCCCTGCGCGACGAGGACGCGAAGACCTTCGAGCGCAACTTCCTGCTCGACGCCCTCCGGGGCGTGACCAAGGGTCCGGGCCTCGCGGCGATGCTGGTGCGCATGGCGCAGGAGCGGGTGAAGCCGGACCTCGAGCGCGAGCCCGAGTTCATGGAGCGCGAGCTGCCCCGGCAGAAGGATCGGCTGGAGCGCGAGCAGAAGAACTTCTTCCCTCCGGCGGACAAGCGCGTGGTGCTCGCGCTGGTGCGGCGGGCTCAGGCGCTGGGCGCGGGCGAGCGCATCGCGGCGATCGACAAGGCCTTCGGCCGCACGTTCTCGGAGAAGGACGTGTCCGCGAAGATCGATGCCCTGTACGCGGGCTCGAAGGTGATGGAGCTGGCCGAGCGCCAGAAGATGGCGGGCGAGAGCGAGGCCCAGCTCCGGGCGCGCAAGGATCCCCTGCTGGAGCTGGGCTTCGACCTGGCGGCCGAGCTGGTGGTGTTGGATGACCTGCGCGACCGGCGCGAGGGCGCGGGCGTGCGGCTGATGCCCCAGTGGCGCCGGGCGGTGCTGGCCCACGCGGGCAAGCCGGTGGCTCCGGACGCCAACGGTACGCTCCGGGTGACGTTCGCCAAGGTGAAGGGCTATGCGCCGCGTGACGGCGTCTTCCACGTGCCGCAGACCACGCTCGCGGGCGTCCTGGAGAAGAACACCGGCGAGGAGCCCTTCAACGCCCCCTCGAAGGTCGTGGCGGCGGCCGAGGCCCGGAAGTTCGGCCCGTGGCTGGATCCGCGGCTCAAGGACGTGCCGGTGAACTTCCTGGCGGACGCGGACACCACCGGAGGCAACTCGGGCAGCCCCACCGTCAACGGCAAGGGCCAGCTCGTGGGCGTCAACTTCGACCGCGTGTGGGAGAACGTGTCCAATGACTTCGGCTATAATCCCGACGTGGCGCGCAACGTGAACGTGGACGTGCGCTACGTGCTGTGGCTGTTGGATCAAGTCGAGGACGCGGACGCCCTGTTGCGCGAGCTGGGTGTGCGCAAGGGCGCCAAGGCGCAGGAGCGTCGCTAG
- a CDS encoding MFS transporter, which translates to MNTPWQLFAFWGVLVGLGTGTTAMVPGATVVHRWFVARRGLVMGLLTASTATGQLIFLPLLAAMVERHGWRIVSLGIAAVVALVVPLVVLVVRDRPSDVGLRPYGAEPGMEEQVAPPPIPW; encoded by the coding sequence ATGAACACTCCGTGGCAGCTCTTCGCGTTCTGGGGAGTGCTCGTGGGGCTGGGGACGGGGACGACCGCCATGGTGCCCGGCGCGACGGTCGTGCACCGGTGGTTCGTGGCCCGTCGCGGACTCGTCATGGGGCTGCTCACCGCCAGCACGGCGACGGGTCAACTCATCTTCCTGCCCCTCCTCGCGGCCATGGTCGAGCGCCACGGATGGCGCATCGTCTCGCTCGGCATCGCCGCCGTCGTCGCGCTGGTGGTGCCGCTCGTCGTGCTCGTCGTGCGTGACCGCCCCTCGGATGTGGGACTCCGACCCTACGGCGCGGAGCCCGGCATGGAGGAGCAGGTGGCCCCCCCACCAATCCCCTGGTGA